ACAATCATGCATGAGGCTTTGATGAATGTTCCGGAGCATGGGAATATCATATTGATAAGCCGGACTGAACCTCCTGATTCGTTTTCAACGTTCGAGACAGACAGTATGATGGAGATCGTCGGTAATGAGTTGATCAAGTTTACGTCAGATGAAACACAAGAATTGATTAAGCTTCGTTCAGGGAACGGGCATAACAAAGAGATGGTGAACAGGCTTCACGATTTTACGGACGGCTGGGCAGCCGGGATCATCCTCATGCTCGAGCGGAATAAAGAGAAATTAGAAATTGCTTCACAGGAAGACTTCAAAGATAATCAAGCCATATTCGATTACTTTTCTGCTGAGATCTTCGAAAAAATGAAGCCTGCAGATCAGGATTTTCTGCTGAAGACATGCCTTTTCCCAACAATGACCGTTGAAATGGCAACGCAGATGAGTGGAAGCCGCACTTCTAAAAAACTATTGGGCGATCTAATCAAATCTCATTATTTTACCATCAAATATCAGGATAACACCTATAAATACCACGACCTGTTCAGGGAATTTCTCCTAGTGCGTGCGAAAATGTATTTCAGTGCAACAGAGCTTCAGCGTATCAATAAACAGTCAGCAATGATTCTTAAGGAAAATGGTAAGATTGAAGATGCTGTAAAGTTGTTTAGAAAGGCCGGAAGCATAAAGGATATTCAGAAGATTATTCTAGAGCAGGCACAGGCATTGATAGAACAGGGAAGAAACAAAGTGCTTGAGGAATGGATAAAAGCCATACCCGAAGATATCTTAAATCAAGAACCATGGCTTTTATACTGGCTCGGTGAGGCGCGAGCGGTGTTTAATCCTGTTGAAGGAAGGTTATATTTTGAGAGAGCATTTAGACTATTTTTTAATGCTGGACATAATTCTCGGGATGTTTACTCCCGGAGAAAGGTACTTCCTGCAGGGCTATACCTGTCCTGGTGCGGTATTATTGAAACATTTATATATGAGTATGGTAATTTTGAGCTGATCAATAAATGGGTTATGGAAATGGAAAAAATAATTCGAACATATCATACATTTCCATCAAGGGATCTCGAAGAGCGCATATTAAGTTTATTGGTTTTTGCCTTAACACATTACAACCCATATCATACTAAAATTGAATTATGGGCAGATCGCGTTTTACAACTATTAAAATATAGTAAGGACCCTAATCAGAGTGTATATTATTCATTCTCAATATTACACTACTTTGCATGGATAGGGGACGTCTCTAAATATCAGGTACTCGTTGAATTAATGCAAAAGATACCCCAGTCATTATCTATAAAAAGCCAATTACTTCAAAAGATGTATGGTGCCGGATATGCCAGGCAGATAGTCTCGAAAGAAGAGTGCCTGCGCTTTGTATCCGAAGGCATGGAGATGGCTCATCAATACGGAGTGCGATTTCTCGATCACATGATTATTTCGCAGGCTGTTTATCTTTTGTTTAGCATTAACGATCTCAATGGTGTTGAAAATTTCTTACAAAAAATGGGACTATCGGTAAATCATTCCAATGCCTTACAGATAAGTCAGTATGCCATATTATCCGGATGGTTGGATCACCTGCGGGGGAATATATCGCTTGCCATTGAAAAGATTGAGAGGAGTCTTGTCTTATCTATAAAGGCGCAAATACCCTTTGCACAGGCCGTAAGCCGTTTCGCATTAGCTCAGATACTTTATGAACAAGGAGATTACAAAAAGGCTGGCGAACATTTCAAACACGGGCTTTTTATTGCCAAAGGAATGAAAAGTAAATCGTTGGAGCTTACATCTTATTATATACAGGCTTACTGGCTATTAAATGAAAAGCATTCGAATACAAGAAAGACAGAGAACAAAGGTCTCAGGATACTGAAGAAATGTTTGGTCATGAGTAAGAAATACGGTCTGGTTAATGTGTACTTTGCCTGGGGACAAAAGATGGCATATTTGAGTCTCAAGGCATTGGAGAATAATATAGAGGTTCATTATGTGCGGGATTTAATTCACAAGCTTGAACTCTTTCCCGACACACCTCCGTATGCATGCGAGAGCTGGCCATGGGCATTCAAGATTTATACGCTCGGCAGTTTTAAGATCCTGAATGAGGACGCACCGGTCGAGCTGTCCAAAAAAGCGCAGCTTAAACCTGTTGAGCTGCTGCAGTTTCTTATCGTCAATCACGATAAAGCAGTCGAACTGGATCATATAAGCGGCATGCTATGGCCTGATGCCCAGGGCGATTATGCACACCAGACGCTGGATACAACCATCCACCGGTTAAGAAAGTTGCTCGGTTACAATGATGCTGTGATAGCGGAAGGAGGCAGGCTTATGCTGAACCCGAAGACATGCTGGGTAGATGTACAGGCATTCGGGGCCTTGTTCGACAGCATGGAGGGCCTTTTAGAGAAAAAGAACTGGATTGCGCATCAAGTGCGGAATGACGGTAAAAAACAGGTCAATAGACAAGATGAAGAAGATGATCAAGTCAAAGAGCTGGGAAGGCGTATCTTAAATCTTTACAAGGGAGATTTTTTTGCGCAGGGGACTCTGCCATCATGGGCTATAAGTTTTCGGGATAGTCTGCATGACCGGTTTACGCACGTTATTGAAATGCTCGGCGACTATTACGAAAAGAGCGGGGATACGGTACAGGCAGTCCGGATATACAAGAAGGGACTGGAGATTGACAACCAGGCAGAGCTTTTTTATCAGCGGCTGATGCTGCTGTATCAATCGCACGGACGCACTGCCGAAGCTGCTGCCCTGTACAAGCACTGTGAGGTGATATTATCCCGGACACTGGGCATAAAGCCCTCGGACAAGACCAGAAAGATATATCAGAATATTATAAAATCAAAAAGGTAAGACTCTCTCACCCTTAGAAGCAGAATAGAGGGAAGGAACCATTCTAATCCTTGCATCTTCGATTTTCTTCTGGTTCTTGCCCTATTAGAGAACGGATACCCGCCCATTATCCCTTACAACTTATTCTTATCAATATATTTGATACCAGCGATATTTTTGAAATCTGCATCCTGCGTCCATAGAATGGCATTATTTGCTTTTGCAGTTGCCAATATAACGCTGTCTGCTAAGGGAAGTTTATATTCTAACCCAACTTTAGCCGCATTTAATGCAATGGCTATATCAAGTTCAACGGTCCTGCCCTGTATCATAATAGCTATTGCCTGAAGTGCAGCATCTTCACCTTTTTGTTTAACTACACTTTTAAACACCTCTAAAATA
The genomic region above belongs to Deltaproteobacteria bacterium and contains:
- a CDS encoding type II toxin-antitoxin system VapC family toxin, yielding MNLVDSCGWLEYFADAPNASYFAKPIEDIKNLLVPSICILEVFKSVVKQKGEDAALQAIAIMIQGRTVELDIAIALNAAKVGLEYKLPLADSVILATAKANNAILWTQDADFKNIAGIKYIDKNKL